A region of candidate division TA06 bacterium DNA encodes the following proteins:
- the smpB gene encoding SsrA-binding protein SmpB, which produces MQKDPSIQNRSARHDYEILESLEAGLALTGTEVKSIRQGLANLKESYALAKGGEVFVYGMHISPYDHGNRFNQESVRPRKLLLHKTEIKKLCSKTQEKGLTLIPLSMYFKNGRVKIQLALGKGKKFYDRREDIKKRDVEREIRAVSKRAHRE; this is translated from the coding sequence ATGCAAAAAGATCCCAGCATCCAAAACCGCAGCGCCAGGCACGACTACGAGATCCTGGAATCCCTGGAGGCCGGTCTGGCCCTGACCGGGACCGAGGTCAAGTCCATCCGTCAGGGATTGGCCAATCTCAAAGAGAGCTATGCCCTGGCCAAGGGTGGCGAGGTCTTTGTATATGGGATGCATATCTCACCCTACGACCACGGCAACCGCTTTAACCAGGAATCGGTCCGGCCCCGCAAGCTGCTGCTGCACAAGACCGAGATCAAAAAGCTGTGTTCCAAGACACAGGAGAAAGGGTTGACCCTGATCCCCCTTTCAATGTATTTTAAGAACGGGAGGGTCAAGATCCAGCTGGCGCTGGGCAAGGGGAAGAAGTTCTATGACCGCCGGGAGGATATCAAGAAAAGGGATGTGGAACGGGAAATCAGGGCGGTAAGCAAAAGAGCGCATCGGGAATGA
- a CDS encoding DUF2007 domain-containing protein, producing MKYCPMCRSEYREDFQTCSGCGSPLIGKLPEFPDETVPEAELVPVFDPPEQMIGQSLAALLEDNGIRCILKSEEIPAYAGVAMMLRPRWGRLLVLEGDRTRAQELINEYLSAPEQEGPEEGK from the coding sequence ATGAAGTATTGCCCTATGTGCCGGTCAGAATACCGGGAGGATTTTCAAACCTGTTCCGGCTGCGGCAGCCCTTTGATCGGGAAGCTGCCGGAGTTCCCAGATGAGACAGTCCCGGAAGCTGAGCTGGTGCCGGTCTTCGATCCGCCGGAACAGATGATCGGCCAATCCCTGGCGGCGTTGCTGGAGGACAACGGCATCAGATGCATATTGAAGTCGGAGGAGATCCCGGCTTACGCCGGCGTGGCCATGATGCTCCGGCCGCGCTGGGGTAGGCTTTTAGTGCTGGAGGGGGACCGGACACGGGCCCAGGAGCTGATAAACGAGTATCTTTCGGCTCCGGAACAAGAGGGGCCTGAAGAGGGAAAATAA
- a CDS encoding diguanylate cyclase — translation MAKILIVDEDRLFALTVVHVLSRYGHQAVLADKPSKAPGLLEQEDADLLLMEAELAGRKGLQILKELRQLRPDVPVVLFVDRSLSSEAREQLKKGVFDYINKPFGHEELLVTVERGLERRRLVLSNKQLLSDLEQRVRELSTFNAVARTLNSTLKLKEVLDIVMSKIKDLIKAEAWSILMLDEASQELVFEVALGEKGDQIREMRLALGQGVAGWVAQHGEPVIVPDVSNDQRFFKGLDNKTGFKTRSIIATPLISRGRLIGVFEIINKLGPEPFNQKDLELLQTLTDHAAIAIENARLYEKAQKLAVTDDLTGLSNSRHCDLFFKKALAEAKKQNRNLAVLFIDLDHMKEVDDTYGHLLGGQTLKEVADRIGALVKSPDLASRYGGDEYVIILPFKGAAEAKSLAEAVRKKIEAEPFLTAHKLSCKITASIGIAVYPEHGQTMDELLSKADKAMYRVKETGKNRVQMAE, via the coding sequence ATGGCCAAGATTCTGATAGTGGATGAGGACCGGCTGTTTGCCCTGACGGTGGTTCATGTGCTTTCCCGTTACGGACATCAGGCGGTGCTGGCCGACAAGCCGTCCAAGGCCCCCGGACTGCTGGAACAGGAGGACGCCGATCTGCTGCTGATGGAGGCCGAACTGGCCGGGCGCAAGGGTTTGCAGATATTAAAGGAACTGCGCCAGCTTCGGCCCGATGTTCCGGTGGTGCTGTTTGTGGACCGGAGTTTAAGCTCCGAGGCCCGGGAACAGCTGAAAAAGGGGGTCTTCGACTACATAAACAAGCCGTTCGGACACGAGGAACTGCTGGTCACTGTGGAACGGGGACTGGAGCGCCGCCGGCTGGTGCTTTCCAATAAACAGCTGTTGTCCGACCTGGAACAGAGGGTGCGGGAACTCTCAACTTTCAATGCGGTGGCCCGGACCCTGAACTCCACCCTCAAGCTCAAAGAAGTGCTGGACATAGTGATGTCCAAGATCAAGGACCTGATAAAGGCCGAGGCCTGGTCCATACTGATGCTGGACGAGGCCAGCCAGGAACTGGTGTTCGAGGTGGCCCTGGGGGAAAAGGGCGATCAAATCAGGGAGATGCGGCTGGCCCTGGGCCAGGGAGTGGCCGGGTGGGTGGCCCAGCACGGGGAGCCGGTGATCGTGCCGGACGTGTCAAATGACCAGCGCTTTTTCAAAGGGCTGGACAATAAGACAGGATTCAAGACCAGATCTATCATCGCCACCCCTTTGATCTCCCGGGGCAGGCTGATCGGGGTCTTTGAGATCATCAACAAACTGGGTCCGGAGCCCTTCAACCAAAAGGACCTGGAGCTGCTGCAGACACTGACCGACCATGCGGCCATCGCCATCGAGAACGCCAGATTGTATGAGAAGGCCCAAAAGCTTGCGGTCACTGACGACTTGACCGGTTTATCCAACTCCCGGCATTGCGATTTGTTCTTCAAGAAAGCCCTGGCCGAGGCAAAAAAACAGAACAGAAACCTGGCGGTGCTGTTCATCGATCTTGATCACATGAAGGAAGTGGACGATACTTACGGGCATCTGCTGGGGGGACAGACATTGAAAGAGGTGGCCGACCGGATCGGAGCCCTGGTCAAATCTCCCGACCTGGCCTCGCGCTATGGCGGTGACGAGTATGTGATCATCCTGCCGTTCAAGGGTGCGGCCGAGGCTAAAAGCCTGGCTGAGGCCGTCAGAAAAAAGATCGAGGCCGAGCCATTTTTAACCGCCCACAAGCTTTCCTGCAAGATAACGGCCAGCATCGGGATCGCGGTTTATCCCGAACACGGCCAGACCATGGACGAACTGCTGTCCAAAGCCGACAAGGCCATGTACCGGGTCAAGGAAACCGGCAAAAACCGGGTTCAGATGGCGGAGTGA